A genomic window from Bacteroidota bacterium includes:
- a CDS encoding ATP-binding protein, protein MREQKISFPSVADNIGLVEKLVNEICVSHHVPEDHYGNILVAVTEAVNNAIQHGNKLDPGKKVDLSFSADERRLSFQVSDQGEGFNFTSLPDPTNPENLEKPNGRGVFLMKHLADKVEFSNEGRTVLLNFNISGN, encoded by the coding sequence ATCAGGGAGCAAAAAATATCGTTCCCGTCTGTTGCCGACAACATTGGACTTGTAGAGAAACTCGTAAACGAGATTTGTGTTTCCCACCATGTGCCCGAAGACCACTACGGAAATATTCTCGTCGCAGTTACCGAAGCAGTGAACAATGCCATTCAACACGGAAATAAACTCGACCCCGGAAAAAAGGTTGACTTGAGTTTTTCTGCCGATGAGCGGCGTCTTTCTTTCCAGGTTTCTGACCAGGGAGAAGGATTTAATTTCACGAGCCTGCCCGATCCTACCAATCCGGAAAATCTTGAAAAACCAAATGGCCGCGGCGTGTTCCTCATGAAACATCTTGCCGATAAAGTGGAATTCTCCAATGAAGGAAGAACAGTGCTGTTGAATTTCAATATTTCCGGAAACTAA
- a CDS encoding DMT family protein, whose translation MKGFYSIILLVISNSFMTLAWYGHLKFKDWNWFMKSGLIGFILISWGIAFFEYCFQVPANRIGFKDFGGPFSMLQLKVIQEVVSLLVFSFFAVVVLKQGGLQWNHLLGFFFLVLAVFFVFIKT comes from the coding sequence ATGAAAGGATTCTATTCCATTATTCTCCTTGTTATTTCAAATTCATTTATGACTTTGGCCTGGTACGGCCATTTGAAATTCAAAGATTGGAATTGGTTTATGAAATCGGGATTAATCGGATTTATTCTGATCAGTTGGGGAATTGCGTTTTTTGAATATTGTTTTCAGGTTCCGGCGAATCGTATAGGTTTTAAAGATTTTGGTGGACCTTTTTCGATGCTGCAGTTAAAAGTGATCCAGGAGGTGGTTTCTCTTTTGGTTTTCTCATTCTTTGCCGTGGTTGTGCTTAAGCAAGGAGGACTTCAATGGAATCACCTCCTCGGATTTTTTTTCCTGGTACTGGCTGTATTTTTTGTGTTTATAAAGACGTAA
- a CDS encoding T9SS type A sorting domain-containing protein, giving the protein MHIITSFFLQKKNLCFFFLLFSCILYSQDVPIGGWKMHLPYISCRYVTGSSSSIWTATDNGLFKLNKSDYSVERITKIDGLSDLNVGAINYNAANDLLVVGYKNGNIDLVHGTTITNLNDIKRAQIIGDKAIHNIFFVGTLAYLSTGFGIVVIDTQRNEVKDTYYIGPNGTYVEVYDITTDGITLYAATEQGIYYAPINSPFLSNFATWQTFTNIPNATSAGHFPNLVFFNNHLIANYEPTYPVYTLDRGIIFTYDIAANNWDTLYDSINVRDLYVSADNKVYAASNYFTFAFDASLTSFSELFYSIDNFGPLFPRNIFVEQNGDTWEADEEYGLVKMITPTLGQSYYPNGPVSISAYAMTEENGELLTVTGGHDDAWNNVYNNEGVSLYNNSLWTDYTKKQVSAFDTISDLLACAIDPNDPNHYWLGSWGRGLVEMNGSSVAHVWDNSNSTLRSKSQYQWVGIGGLQYDDNNNLWVVNSYALTMLNVYKPDGTWQAFDFSGYIPDGETGSQMMITSKGQKWIILPRGEGMLVFDDNGTLTNTSDDRKIRLGFTAGSGGLPGSELYSMAEDDDGEIWVGTDQGVAVYYCAENIFTPGACDAQQILITQDGNVQILLETQVVTSIVVDGANRKWIGTEGGGVFLMSSDGQKELEHFTADNSPLLSDDITSMAIDKKTGELFIGTSKGIVSYRGEATEGGETNSDVYAFPNPVSPDYHGTIAITGLVKNADIKITDVSGQLIYKTTALGGQAIWDGNNFKGDRAASGVYLVYISNADGSQKAVTKILLIN; this is encoded by the coding sequence ATGCACATCATCACCAGTTTCTTCTTACAGAAGAAAAACCTCTGTTTCTTTTTTCTTCTTTTCAGTTGCATTCTTTACTCGCAGGATGTTCCCATCGGCGGCTGGAAAATGCACTTGCCGTACATTTCCTGCAGGTATGTTACGGGATCTTCTTCATCTATCTGGACCGCTACGGACAATGGACTTTTCAAACTCAACAAATCAGATTATTCGGTAGAACGCATTACAAAAATTGACGGACTGAGTGATCTGAATGTCGGCGCCATAAATTATAACGCTGCGAATGATCTTCTCGTGGTTGGATATAAGAATGGGAACATTGATCTCGTTCACGGAACAACCATCACGAATCTGAACGACATAAAACGTGCACAGATCATCGGCGATAAAGCGATACACAATATTTTTTTCGTGGGAACGCTCGCCTATCTTTCCACCGGTTTCGGAATTGTGGTGATCGATACACAACGCAACGAAGTAAAAGATACATACTACATCGGCCCTAATGGAACTTACGTGGAAGTGTATGACATCACCACCGATGGCATTACTCTTTATGCAGCAACAGAACAGGGAATTTATTATGCACCCATCAACTCTCCTTTCCTTTCCAATTTTGCAACCTGGCAAACTTTCACCAATATTCCCAATGCAACTTCAGCCGGACATTTTCCTAACCTGGTTTTCTTTAATAATCATCTTATCGCAAATTACGAACCCACTTATCCTGTTTATACACTCGACCGCGGAATAATTTTCACTTACGATATTGCTGCGAACAATTGGGATACTCTTTACGATTCAATAAATGTCCGCGATCTGTATGTGAGCGCTGATAATAAAGTTTATGCGGCTTCGAATTATTTCACGTTTGCTTTTGACGCCTCACTCACCAGCTTCAGCGAACTTTTTTATTCCATTGATAATTTCGGGCCACTGTTCCCGAGAAATATTTTTGTCGAGCAAAATGGCGATACGTGGGAAGCGGATGAAGAATATGGTTTGGTGAAAATGATCACTCCCACACTCGGACAATCATATTATCCGAATGGGCCGGTAAGCATTAGCGCGTATGCAATGACAGAAGAAAATGGAGAATTACTTACCGTGACCGGCGGGCACGATGATGCATGGAATAATGTTTACAACAATGAAGGAGTCTCTCTTTACAATAATAGTTTGTGGACAGACTACACCAAAAAACAGGTTTCCGCTTTCGATACAATTTCCGATCTGCTCGCTTGCGCAATTGATCCGAACGATCCGAATCATTACTGGCTCGGATCATGGGGAAGAGGATTGGTGGAGATGAATGGATCCTCCGTTGCGCATGTGTGGGATAATTCCAATTCTACACTTCGTTCAAAATCGCAGTACCAGTGGGTGGGAATAGGAGGGTTGCAATATGATGACAATAATAATTTGTGGGTGGTGAATTCGTATGCACTCACCATGCTCAACGTTTACAAACCAGATGGAACCTGGCAGGCATTTGATTTCTCCGGCTACATTCCCGACGGCGAAACCGGAAGCCAGATGATGATCACTTCAAAAGGACAAAAATGGATCATTCTTCCGCGCGGCGAAGGCATGCTTGTTTTTGATGATAACGGAACGCTCACCAATACCAGCGACGACAGAAAAATAAGATTGGGTTTCACTGCAGGATCAGGCGGACTTCCCGGATCTGAACTTTATTCAATGGCAGAAGATGATGATGGTGAAATATGGGTGGGAACCGATCAGGGTGTTGCTGTTTATTATTGCGCAGAAAATATTTTTACTCCCGGCGCGTGCGATGCACAACAGATCCTGATCACACAGGATGGAAATGTGCAGATCTTGCTTGAAACACAAGTGGTGACAAGCATCGTGGTTGATGGCGCAAACAGAAAATGGATTGGCACAGAAGGCGGCGGAGTTTTTCTCATGTCGTCTGACGGGCAAAAAGAACTCGAACATTTCACAGCAGACAACAGCCCGCTTCTTTCCGACGACATCACCTCGATGGCCATTGATAAAAAAACCGGCGAACTTTTCATTGGCACTTCCAAAGGAATTGTTTCTTATCGCGGCGAAGCAACGGAAGGCGGAGAAACAAACAGCGATGTGTATGCATTCCCGAACCCGGTGTCGCCGGATTACCACGGAACAATTGCAATTACAGGACTCGTGAAAAATGCTGATATAAAAATTACCGATGTAAGCGGACAACTTATTTATAAAACAACAGCGCTCGGCGGACAGGCAATCTGGGATGGAAATAATTTTAAAGGAGACCGTGCTGCAAGCGGAGTTTATCTCGTTTACATTTCGAATGCAGATGGATCACAGAAAGCGGTGACTAAAATTCTGCTTATTAACTAA
- the recO gene encoding DNA repair protein RecO produces MLTTTKGIIFHTVPYSDSRVIAKIYTENSGVQSFIISVSRSKKAKIKNSFLQPLTLVEVVSDQRERKELHHAREISCFSPYQHLQDDVVKTSIALFIAEVLYKSVKEEEANPQLFSFLVHSLQILDLKHEGVANFHLCFLVQLSKFLGFYPQPNSAGEKSVFDLRDGIFRPHIPPHPLFLEVNESRLLENIMSLSFENMQTLLLSGEIRGMMVKHLLRYYELHLHSMNEVKSHHILETVLN; encoded by the coding sequence GTGCTTACGACCACCAAAGGAATTATTTTCCATACCGTCCCTTATTCCGACAGCCGCGTCATTGCAAAAATTTATACGGAGAATTCCGGAGTGCAGTCGTTCATCATTTCTGTTTCGAGAAGTAAAAAAGCCAAAATAAAAAACAGTTTTCTTCAACCACTCACGCTCGTTGAAGTTGTTTCCGATCAGCGCGAAAGAAAAGAACTGCATCACGCGCGTGAGATTTCCTGCTTTTCTCCTTATCAGCACCTGCAGGACGATGTTGTAAAAACCAGCATTGCTCTTTTCATTGCAGAAGTGCTTTACAAATCAGTAAAAGAAGAAGAAGCAAATCCCCAATTATTTTCTTTTCTCGTGCACTCGCTGCAGATCCTCGACCTGAAACACGAAGGCGTTGCAAATTTTCATTTGTGTTTTCTCGTCCAGCTTTCAAAATTCCTGGGATTTTATCCGCAACCGAATTCTGCCGGTGAAAAAAGTGTGTTCGATCTGCGCGATGGGATTTTTCGTCCGCATATTCCGCCGCATCCGCTTTTTCTCGAAGTGAATGAATCGCGCTTGCTGGAAAATATTATGTCGCTCTCATTCGAAAATATGCAAACACTTTTACTGAGCGGCGAGATCCGCGGAATGATGGTGAAACATTTACTGCGGTATTATGAATTGCATTTACATTCCATGAATGAAGTAAAATCGCATCATATTTTGGAAACGGTTCTCAACTGA
- a CDS encoding aminotransferase class I/II-fold pyridoxal phosphate-dependent enzyme, which produces MELSYILNHLGEDRENYYNAVTPPLMLSSNFSFRNTSEMREKLKTELSTPFYTRGYNPTVGILRKKLSALEGAEDALVFASGSAAIAAAVMSVVKSGDHVVCVAKPYSWTGNLLSKYLNNFGITVSFVEGHDPGNFRKEIIPATKLIYLESPNSLTFQLQDIEAVSNIAKEKNITTILDNTYNSPLNQQPMKMGIDIVVHSATKYLNGHSDVVAGVVVSDKKRIAKMMAEEYMTLGGIISAHDAWMMIRGLRTLELRVNRSSSSAQLIAEWMEKHPKIEKIYYPFLKSNPDFSLAKKQMKQGGGLMSVLLKTKEVAGVERFCDELKYFLLATSWGGHESLCFPMCALGNAESFKNKSSLPWNLVRLYIGLEDPEVLRKDLESALGKV; this is translated from the coding sequence ATGGAGCTATCCTATATTCTGAATCATTTGGGCGAAGACCGCGAAAATTATTACAACGCGGTAACTCCTCCATTGATGCTGAGCTCTAATTTTTCATTTCGGAATACTTCGGAGATGAGAGAAAAACTGAAAACAGAACTTTCTACTCCATTTTACACACGAGGATACAATCCTACTGTCGGCATCCTGAGAAAAAAACTATCCGCATTGGAAGGCGCCGAAGATGCCCTTGTTTTTGCAAGCGGAAGTGCTGCAATAGCTGCCGCTGTAATGTCGGTCGTAAAATCAGGCGATCATGTAGTGTGCGTAGCAAAACCCTATTCGTGGACCGGAAATCTATTATCAAAATATTTAAACAACTTCGGGATCACTGTTTCCTTCGTGGAAGGACATGATCCCGGAAATTTCCGTAAAGAAATTATTCCGGCTACAAAACTTATTTATCTCGAAAGTCCGAATTCACTGACCTTTCAGTTGCAGGATATTGAAGCAGTAAGCAACATTGCAAAAGAAAAAAATATTACCACCATTCTCGACAACACTTACAATTCCCCGCTCAATCAGCAACCAATGAAAATGGGAATTGATATTGTAGTTCATTCAGCCACAAAATATCTCAACGGCCATAGTGATGTTGTTGCCGGCGTTGTTGTGTCTGATAAAAAACGCATTGCGAAAATGATGGCGGAAGAATATATGACGCTCGGCGGAATAATAAGCGCACACGATGCGTGGATGATGATCCGCGGATTACGCACGCTCGAGCTCCGCGTGAATCGCTCGTCATCGTCGGCACAATTGATCGCGGAATGGATGGAGAAACACCCGAAAATTGAAAAAATATATTATCCTTTTCTCAAAAGCAATCCTGATTTTTCATTGGCAAAAAAACAAATGAAGCAGGGCGGAGGATTAATGTCTGTTCTTTTAAAAACAAAGGAAGTTGCCGGCGTAGAAAGATTCTGCGATGAATTGAAATATTTTCTGCTCGCTACTTCCTGGGGCGGACACGAATCACTTTGCTTCCCGATGTGCGCACTTGGAAATGCTGAAAGTTTTAAAAATAAATCTTCATTGCCATGGAATCTTGTCCGACTTTACATCGGCCTGGAAGATCCGGAAGTACTCAGAAAAGATCTTGAGTCGGCCCTCGGCAAAGTCTGA
- the mnmG gene encoding tRNA uridine-5-carboxymethylaminomethyl(34) synthesis enzyme MnmG, with protein MLKEYDVIVVGAGHAGCEAAAAAANLGSSVLLITMNMQTIAQMSCNPAMGGIGKGQIIREIDALGGYSGIVSDKTAIQFRMLNKSKGAAMWSPRVQSDRMRFAEEWRLMLEATPNLDFWQDIVSALIIKNGAVEGVVTGMGIEIKSRAVILTNGTFLNGIIHIGEKQFGGGRSGEKSSLGITEQMNQLGFKSGRMKTGTPPRVDGRSLDYTVMEEQKGDVAPAKFSFSDETKPLDEQRSCHITYTNQEVHDILQTGFEKSPMYSGRIQGIGPRYCPSIEDKITRFADKDRHQIFVEPEGWRTIEIYVNGFSTSLPEEVQIKALKRIKGFQHAKLFRPGYAIEYDYFPPVQLYQTLQTKLVKRLFFAGQINGTTGYEEAACQGLMAGINAHLLVHTSEEFILKRSEAYIGVLIDDLVTKGTDEPYRMFTSRAEYRILLRQDNADVRLTPKGYHIGLVSRKRMNALNGKISEANSIIEHFKSQSVLPNEINAFLEGKNSVPIKSNQKLFNVLSRPGIDINSMIGSIPDLKEKFTTYLPEHITYAEILMKYEGYIKRENELALKLSRLDSLIIDSSFDYEPMTSLSYEAREKLSKLKPTTIGQAARISGISPADISILLVYLGR; from the coding sequence ATGCTTAAGGAATATGATGTTATTGTTGTTGGCGCTGGCCATGCGGGCTGTGAAGCTGCTGCTGCTGCTGCCAATCTTGGATCCAGCGTTCTTCTGATAACGATGAATATGCAGACCATTGCACAAATGAGCTGCAATCCTGCAATGGGAGGAATTGGGAAAGGACAAATAATTCGGGAGATCGATGCATTAGGAGGATATTCCGGAATTGTTTCCGACAAGACCGCCATTCAATTCAGAATGCTTAATAAATCGAAAGGCGCGGCCATGTGGAGTCCGCGCGTTCAGAGCGACAGAATGCGTTTCGCGGAAGAATGGCGTTTGATGCTGGAGGCCACCCCCAATCTAGATTTCTGGCAGGACATAGTTTCTGCGCTTATAATAAAAAATGGTGCAGTGGAAGGCGTTGTTACCGGAATGGGAATTGAAATAAAATCCAGGGCTGTAATTCTTACTAATGGAACATTTTTAAATGGAATTATTCATATTGGAGAAAAACAATTTGGCGGGGGCCGTAGCGGAGAAAAATCTTCATTAGGAATAACCGAGCAGATGAATCAATTAGGGTTCAAAAGCGGGAGAATGAAAACAGGAACCCCACCGAGGGTAGACGGACGATCGCTCGATTATACGGTTATGGAGGAACAAAAGGGCGATGTGGCACCGGCTAAGTTTTCTTTCTCCGATGAAACAAAACCGTTAGATGAGCAGCGGTCTTGTCACATTACTTATACAAATCAAGAAGTGCACGATATCCTGCAAACAGGTTTTGAAAAGTCGCCAATGTATTCCGGGAGAATTCAAGGAATAGGTCCTCGCTATTGTCCATCCATTGAAGATAAGATTACCAGATTTGCGGATAAGGACAGACATCAAATTTTCGTGGAGCCAGAAGGCTGGAGGACTATTGAAATTTATGTGAATGGATTTTCCACTTCGCTTCCAGAAGAAGTACAAATAAAAGCTTTAAAAAGAATAAAGGGCTTTCAACACGCTAAACTCTTCCGTCCTGGTTATGCAATAGAGTATGATTATTTTCCACCTGTTCAGCTCTACCAAACTTTGCAGACTAAATTGGTTAAAAGACTCTTTTTCGCTGGGCAAATTAATGGAACTACTGGATATGAGGAGGCGGCATGTCAGGGATTAATGGCCGGAATAAATGCCCACCTGTTGGTTCACACCTCCGAAGAATTCATTCTCAAAAGATCTGAAGCTTATATCGGAGTTTTGATTGATGACCTTGTTACAAAAGGTACAGACGAACCGTACAGAATGTTCACTTCAAGAGCTGAGTATAGAATTTTACTTAGACAAGATAATGCTGATGTAAGGCTGACACCAAAGGGTTATCATATAGGATTAGTTTCTCGAAAAAGGATGAATGCACTAAATGGGAAGATTTCTGAGGCCAATAGTATTATCGAACATTTTAAAAGCCAAAGCGTTTTGCCCAATGAAATTAACGCATTCCTGGAAGGAAAAAACTCAGTACCAATTAAATCTAATCAGAAATTATTCAATGTGCTTTCTAGGCCGGGAATCGATATCAATTCGATGATCGGGAGCATTCCTGATCTTAAGGAAAAATTTACCACGTATTTACCCGAACATATTACGTACGCTGAGATATTAATGAAATATGAAGGATACATCAAGAGAGAAAATGAACTTGCATTAAAATTATCGAGATTAGACAGCCTGATAATTGATTCTTCGTTCGATTACGAACCGATGACCTCACTATCATATGAAGCGAGAGAAAAATTATCAAAATTAAAACCCACTACCATCGGACAGGCCGCGAGAATCAGCGGAATTAGCCCTGCGGACATTTCCATACTTCTGGTTTACTTAGGCCGTTGA
- a CDS encoding class I SAM-dependent methyltransferase: MNKISSCPICHEKKSDRVFVCMDFTVSKEEFDIRRCLSCGFTFTDPRPDNKDLGKYYESEEYISHSNKKKGFISAVYQRVRRITLNRKLDLINKIRAKSKLLDIGCGTGEFLNKCKVDGWNVVGVEPSSLARKQCVENFHLDVKQEEELKSLPKNSFDVVTMWHVLEHVPGLNERIQEIKGILKDNGVLIIAVPNRNSFDADYYKEFWAAYDVPRHLWHFNANDMRKLMEKNEMKIEQILPMKFDSYYVSLLSEKNKTGKMNLLRAFINGWKSNRKAGKERYSSLIYIIRNQ, encoded by the coding sequence ATGAATAAAATATCAAGCTGTCCAATTTGTCATGAAAAAAAGTCCGACAGAGTATTTGTCTGTATGGACTTCACTGTATCAAAAGAAGAATTCGATATCAGGAGATGTTTGTCATGTGGATTCACATTTACTGATCCCAGGCCCGACAATAAGGATCTTGGAAAATATTATGAATCCGAAGAATACATTTCTCATTCCAATAAGAAGAAGGGATTTATTAGCGCAGTCTACCAGCGAGTGAGGAGGATAACTCTGAACAGAAAGCTGGATTTGATAAATAAAATTCGAGCTAAAAGTAAACTTCTTGACATCGGCTGTGGGACAGGTGAATTTTTGAATAAATGCAAGGTAGATGGATGGAATGTTGTGGGTGTTGAACCAAGTTCTCTCGCAAGGAAACAATGCGTAGAAAATTTTCATCTTGATGTCAAACAAGAAGAAGAATTAAAAAGCTTGCCAAAAAACTCTTTCGACGTTGTTACAATGTGGCACGTTCTTGAACATGTGCCGGGATTGAACGAGAGAATTCAGGAAATAAAAGGAATCCTGAAAGATAATGGTGTGCTTATTATCGCGGTTCCCAACAGAAATTCGTTTGACGCCGATTACTACAAGGAATTCTGGGCGGCTTATGATGTTCCCCGCCACCTTTGGCATTTCAATGCGAATGATATGAGAAAATTAATGGAAAAGAATGAAATGAAAATAGAGCAGATTCTTCCTATGAAATTTGACAGCTATTATGTTTCACTGCTTAGCGAAAAAAATAAAACAGGTAAGATGAATTTATTAAGGGCGTTTATCAACGGGTGGAAATCAAACCGAAAAGCCGGCAAGGAACGCTATTCAAGTTTAATTTATATCATCCGCAATCAATAA
- the ybeY gene encoding rRNA maturation RNase YbeY encodes MRKKNLIGAWLITVAACHKRKISQLDYIFVSDSELLLMNKNFLGHNYFTDVITFDYSTGSGMKNLVSGEIYISVDRVKENASKYKIEFHEELHRVMAHGLLHLCGLRDKSLTQVLSMRNAEEKALVLRKF; translated from the coding sequence CTGCGAAAAAAGAATCTTATTGGCGCGTGGTTAATCACGGTTGCTGCATGTCACAAAAGGAAGATTAGTCAGCTTGATTATATTTTTGTTTCAGATTCAGAATTGTTGCTGATGAATAAAAATTTTCTGGGGCACAATTATTTTACAGACGTGATCACGTTTGATTATTCCACTGGATCTGGAATGAAAAATTTGGTAAGCGGAGAAATATATATCAGCGTTGATCGTGTGAAGGAAAATGCTTCGAAATATAAAATTGAATTCCACGAGGAACTTCACCGCGTTATGGCACATGGATTGCTGCATTTGTGCGGACTTCGCGACAAGTCATTGACCCAGGTTTTGTCAATGAGAAACGCCGAAGAAAAAGCGTTAGTTTTACGCAAGTTCTAA
- a CDS encoding GxxExxY protein, whose amino-acid sequence MKATYKSNFIHADLSYKIIGCAMSVYNSLGPGHLEKVYQKALGIELRKAGLNVNEEVMCDVYYDGIKVGQSRADFLVEEKILIEIKRGSSMIPADFNQLKKYLAAKNLELGLLFRFAPEQLIYKRVVNLSGYSKVEEPNKNYQLRNTA is encoded by the coding sequence ATGAAAGCCACTTACAAAAGTAATTTTATTCATGCAGATTTAAGTTACAAAATCATTGGATGTGCAATGTCGGTTTACAATTCTCTCGGGCCCGGGCATCTTGAAAAAGTTTATCAGAAAGCTTTGGGAATTGAACTACGAAAAGCAGGATTGAATGTAAACGAAGAAGTAATGTGTGATGTCTATTACGATGGAATAAAAGTCGGACAGTCGCGCGCTGATTTTCTCGTTGAGGAAAAAATTCTGATTGAGATAAAAAGAGGGAGTTCCATGATTCCTGCAGATTTTAATCAACTGAAGAAATACCTGGCTGCAAAAAATCTTGAACTCGGACTTTTATTCAGATTCGCTCCCGAACAATTAATCTATAAGCGAGTTGTTAATCTTTCCGGGTATTCAAAAGTTGAAGAACCAAATAAAAACTATCAATTGCGCAACACTGCTTGA